In the genome of Carassius carassius chromosome 47, fCarCar2.1, whole genome shotgun sequence, one region contains:
- the LOC132130300 gene encoding olfactory receptor 52N5-like: MDNMSYFGILTLMVPKESKSYRHAYFICFLALYVLILSINIRLIMAIIMEKSLHEPMYIFLGHLCINGIYGATGFYPKILSDLILDSYVISFHMCALQIFVIYSSLLCEFTILTVMSYDRYVAICKPLDYHSRLTKNTCVKLILFSWIVPNFLPFCAYHIDKLYCDNWSIVKLSCASSFVNNIYGYIVAVICSSFVVIIILSYIKLIAACKISLENRRKFWKTCLPHIFSLINFSFALLFDFMYSRYGSNDISESLRNFLALELVIVPPVFNPLIYGLNIRAVRKSVFTSSSSVYIEVCVPSLSLPAC; this comes from the exons ATGGATAACATGTCTTACTTTGGGATACTGACTCTAATGGTGCCCAAAGAATCTAAATCATATAGGCATGCATATTTTATTTGCTTTCTTGCCTTATATGTGCTTATATTGTCAATTAATATCCGTCTTATTATGGCCATTATCATGGAGAAATCTCTTCATGAACCAATGTACATATTTTTGGGTCATTTGTGTATAAATGGGATTTATGGAGCCACGGGATTCTACCCCAAAATTTTGTCTGATTTAATATTGGATTCATATGTAATCTCCTTTCATATGTGTGCTCTGCAGATATTTGTGATTTACAGCTCTTTACTGTGTGAGTTCACAATCTTAACAGTCATGTCTTATGATAGATATGTAGCAATATGTAAACCTTTAGACTATCATTCCAGATTAACTAAAAACACTTGTGTGAAATTAATTCTGTTTTCATGGATTGTTCCCAATTTTCT GCCATTTTGTGCCTATCACATAGATAAATTATATTGTGACAACTGGTCAATTGTAAAACTGTCTTGTGCTTCATCTTTTGTTAATAATATCTATGGGTATATTGTTGCTGTTATATGTTCTAGCTTTGTAGTAATTATCATATTGTCCTATATAAAACTAATCGCTGCATGTAAAATATCTTTAGAAAACAGAAGGAAATTCTGGAAAACATGTCTGCCACATATATTTTCACTGATAAATTTCTCTTTTGCTTTACTTTTTGATTTTATGTATAGCAGATATGGTTCAAATGACATTTCAGAGAGTTTGCGTAATTTTTTGGCTCTAGAACTGGTGATTGTCCCACCTGTGTTCAATCCTCTTATCTATGGGTTAAATATTAGAGCAGTGCGCAaaagtgtttttact TCTTCCTCCAGCGTCTACATTGAGGTGTGTGTCCCATCACTCAGTCTGCCAGCTTGTTGA